In Flavobacterium sp. N3904, one DNA window encodes the following:
- the hpf gene encoding ribosome hibernation-promoting factor, HPF/YfiA family encodes MKVNVHAVNFTVDKKLVDFVQDRMDKLEKYYDKVVSSDVFLKVEKTSDKENKIVEMKINVPGDDFLVKKQCKTFEEATEQAAESIERLLVKRKEKLRTHI; translated from the coding sequence ATGAAGGTAAATGTTCATGCGGTTAACTTTACTGTTGACAAAAAGCTAGTAGATTTTGTTCAGGATAGAATGGATAAATTAGAAAAGTATTATGACAAAGTCGTGTCATCTGATGTTTTTTTGAAAGTTGAAAAGACAAGTGACAAAGAAAATAAAATAGTTGAGATGAAGATTAATGTTCCAGGGGATGATTTTTTGGTAAAAAAACAATGCAAAACCTTTGAAGAAGCAACGGAACAAGCTGCAGAATCAATAGAAAGGTTACTGGTAAAACGTAAAGAAAAGTTAAGAACACATATTTAA